A window from Methylococcus mesophilus encodes these proteins:
- a CDS encoding RNA polymerase factor sigma-54, with amino-acid sequence MKQSLQLRLGQQLAMTPQLQQAIKLLQMSTLELQQEIQQALDSNMMLEVTDEEEHVRDAAADETPVTHSEPSYGELPDLDTQTTIPDELPVDSSWEDVFDGVHSYAPSGGTEPENEDFLGQRGKGQSLQEYLRWQMELTPFTERDHAIATAIIDAIDDDGYLDTNLEGIHQGLTSQLENLEQDEVQAVLHRIQNFDPPGIAAENPADCLRIQLQQMPEDTPYRAQAIELVSHHVDLLAKKDLVRLKKALELDDDELAETIRLVRSLDPKPGRSVELDDYQYIIPDVFVYRQGAEWAVALNPEIAPKLRVNPYYSGLIRRADSSSDNVTMRNHLQEARWFIKSLQSRNETLLKVARAIVDRQREFLDVGETAMKPLVLRDIAEEVSMHESTISRVTTQKYMHTPNGIYEFKYFFSSHVSTDSGGECSATAIKAFLREIVSKEEATKPLSDHAIAGMLKDKGINVARRTIAKYREAMGIPPSNERKQLF; translated from the coding sequence ATGAAACAATCACTGCAACTTCGGCTGGGGCAGCAACTGGCCATGACCCCGCAGCTGCAACAGGCCATCAAGCTGTTGCAGATGTCCACGCTCGAATTGCAGCAGGAAATCCAGCAGGCGCTGGATTCCAACATGATGCTGGAAGTCACCGACGAGGAAGAGCACGTCCGCGACGCGGCAGCCGACGAGACACCTGTCACCCATAGTGAACCCAGCTACGGCGAACTCCCGGACCTCGACACCCAGACCACCATTCCCGACGAGCTGCCGGTCGACTCGTCCTGGGAGGACGTCTTCGACGGCGTACACAGCTATGCGCCGAGCGGGGGGACAGAGCCGGAAAACGAGGATTTCCTGGGGCAGCGCGGCAAGGGACAGAGCCTCCAGGAGTACCTGCGCTGGCAGATGGAACTCACGCCTTTCACTGAGCGGGATCATGCCATTGCGACCGCCATCATCGATGCAATCGACGACGACGGCTACCTGGACACCAATCTGGAAGGCATACACCAAGGGCTGACTTCGCAACTCGAAAATCTTGAACAGGACGAAGTCCAAGCGGTGTTGCACCGCATACAGAACTTCGATCCGCCCGGCATCGCGGCCGAAAACCCGGCTGACTGCCTGCGCATCCAATTGCAGCAGATGCCGGAGGACACGCCCTACCGAGCCCAAGCCATCGAACTGGTCAGCCATCACGTCGACCTGCTCGCAAAGAAGGACCTGGTCCGGCTCAAGAAAGCGCTGGAACTGGACGACGACGAGCTCGCGGAAACGATCCGCCTCGTAAGGTCCCTGGACCCGAAACCGGGTCGCTCGGTCGAACTCGACGACTACCAGTACATCATTCCGGACGTTTTCGTCTATCGGCAGGGCGCCGAATGGGCCGTCGCACTCAATCCCGAAATCGCCCCCAAGCTGCGCGTCAACCCCTATTACAGCGGCCTGATCCGACGGGCGGACAGCAGTTCGGACAACGTCACCATGCGGAATCACCTGCAGGAAGCGCGCTGGTTCATCAAGAGCCTGCAGAGCCGCAACGAAACCCTGCTCAAAGTGGCGCGCGCCATTGTGGACCGCCAGCGCGAGTTCCTGGATGTCGGCGAAACCGCGATGAAACCCCTGGTGCTGCGCGACATCGCCGAGGAAGTCTCCATGCACGAGTCCACGATCTCGCGGGTCACCACCCAGAAGTACATGCATACGCCCAACGGCATCTACGAATTCAAGTATTTCTTTTCGAGCCACGTTTCCACGGATTCCGGCGGAGAATGCTCAGCCACCGCGATCAAGGCTTTCCTCAGGGAAATCGTGAGCAAGGAAGAGGCCACCAAGCCGCTGAGCGACCATGCCATCGCCGGCATGCTGAAAGACAAGGGCATCAACGTCGCGCGGCGAACCATCGCCAAATACCGTGAAGCGATGGGCATTCCGCCTTCCAACGAAAGAAAACAGTTGTTCTAA
- the hpf gene encoding ribosome hibernation-promoting factor, HPF/YfiA family produces the protein MQLSISGHHIDVTDALKNYTTEKFQKLQRHFDQLLDVHVILSVEKLLQKAEATVQVTGANLFAEDVQEDLYAAIDGLVDKLDRQIIKHKEKLNDHGRP, from the coding sequence ATGCAGCTCAGTATCAGCGGACATCACATCGACGTCACCGACGCCCTGAAAAATTACACAACCGAAAAGTTCCAGAAGCTGCAACGCCATTTCGACCAGCTGTTGGACGTCCACGTCATCCTGTCGGTCGAAAAACTGCTGCAGAAGGCCGAGGCCACGGTACAGGTGACGGGTGCGAACCTGTTCGCCGAGGACGTCCAGGAAGACCTGTACGCCGCCATCGACGGCCTGGTCGACAAGCTGGACCGGCAGATCATCAAGCACAAGGAAAAACTCAACGATCACGGCCGCCCGTAA